One Vespula pensylvanica isolate Volc-1 chromosome 3, ASM1446617v1, whole genome shotgun sequence DNA window includes the following coding sequences:
- the LOC122627472 gene encoding endoribonuclease Dicer produces MENKSEEFIARPYQIDLYEKALKSNTIIYLPTGSGKTFIAMMLLKKLSIAIQKPYSKGGKRTVFAVNTVPLVTQQTEYIARHTRLSCKGYCGDMNVDFWTKETWLQELEEYQVLVMTSQILLDIIIHGYLHLNRINLIIFDECHRGVNDHPMRQIMQQFERCEASEQPRILALSATLLNSNVKLHNIIESIKTLEITFHSKIATVDNIKGYCTNPKEVVVRYETYTDTDSWSKGIMFLRNLAGLLNVACIPSNRDFNQSSREFKKKTVNVKLLNLIEDIKEHADITGLYGVNKCILLHLIQLEYKKRTVDHQFASHFFEYVVTELFKLRRLVEDEMDDYSDQQKIYNFSSDRVLRLITLLKNFNDNKSSNQKFCCIIFVKRRFTAKVLYHVLKDIHAFDESYGFLLPDYIVGFNNSPYKNSKEVLCISKWNREVLHRFRNGLTNCVIATDVLDEGVDIPVCTLVIRFDLPLDFRSYIQSKGRARHSSSQYVIMLNKNDHNYIKKHMLFQDIDRSLQKILVGKSELRTEPTAKEIKDQLYSYTIEPYIVKTGENTESILTEQAAISLINRYCGLLLKSKFISLSPVWKLYKINEEKKQFQVSLKLPSLSPLKEIVFGDVMSSIDAAKRSAAFKTCIKLHQIGELSDNLMPCINVIPENTNYLFPNWIDEDIKSNPGTNRRRRYHKLMYPEPLYGTFPSEGVTLYLHILCTEPVYPVPQDNRNLVFYNLLRDSAGFGILSTKSIPQIPSFPIFMNVGELKVNVKVDHEKMILTSEEIEELKIFHTTIFSNIISVIKPFMTFDNDNLDNCFLIVPTDKEHKINWSVVKKYKYINYVKSSTPLQNVDFELALIVPDYRLSPNVYVVTQVCDDLAPNSCFPTNDFLTYAHYYDQKHELKIRDLNQSMLEVKPISTKINCIKPRNMKSGLSKRKRADALEDYDEHLVPELCCKVEFPALYWLKATTLPSILHRISQLLIALDLRETISKEANLGTSLSDLINHIWPPLIIDIQESEAKAEQMSEGTFDEIIQTGQPILDLNGPEIDVLNIDANLYPWSKEEEPPDIIRNAEYIQLIDIEYYSHFMTSTCASETIYNQRKAKIINYKSRPKVTVPPLKILEVNDKIGPEPIQIMQALITNGNDVFDLERLEILGDSYLKFIISLYLYTNFPNYNEGRLTALKGKMIGNRNLYYCGTTKSIPGCMKVDDFIPMSTFIPPAYTTFRPLQKILLDAKVSPNVLYELNIPEEERFSGYISENTKSEMQTKVLNWAAAETQTGIEYYIGVQIVPDKAVADCVEALISVYLKSMGMVGAAKLLIWFGILPSYTNINELLYSVTQKPEINSGDPNDYMPWAETIEKSMNYKFQNRSYLLQAFTHPSYTENTITEAYQRLEFLGDAIIDFLITGYIHEYLGVLSPGEVTDLRSALVNNITFACLAVRYGLHTALLSYAPHLNDIIDRFVKFQEERNYIIDNENLWILLEEEECNMAEYVDVPKVLSDIFESFIGAVYLDTNKNILEVWDLLFALMNREIDIFSKDVPKQPVRLIYESLGTNARFLSPTLIDGTNTIMVSLEIINKRKSKIFHGFGANKKQAKCAAAKQALKFLRCKIE; encoded by the exons atggagaataaATCAGAGGAATTTATCGCAAGGCCATATCAAATAGACCTTTACGAAAAAGCATTGAAGTCCAATACGATTATTTATCTACCAACGGGTTCGGGAAAAACATTTATAGCAATGATgcttcttaaaaaattaagtatTGCTATACAAAA aCCTTACAGCAAAGGTGGTAAAAGAACAGTGTTTGCGGTCAATACAGTACCTTTGGTGACACAACAAACTGAATATATTGCAAGACATACAAGATTATCATGTAAAGGATATTGTGGTGATATGAATGTTGATTTTTGGACAAAAGAAACATGGTTACAAGAGTTAGAAGAATatcaa gTTTTAGTAATGACGAGTCAGATACttttagatattataattcatggatatttgcatttaaacagaattaatttgataatttttgaCGAATGTCATAGAGGAGTAAATGATCATCCTATGCGCCAAATTATGCAGCAATTTGAACGATGTGAAGCTTCAGAACAACCTAGAATATTAGCATTATCTGCTACTCTACTTAATTCTAATGTAAAActacataatattatagaatcaATTAAG ACTTTAGAAATAACATTTCATTCAAAAATAGCAACAGtagataatataaaaggaTATTGTACAAATCCAAAAGAAGTTGTGGTTCGGTATGAAACATATACAGATACAGACAGTTGGTCTAAGGGAATAATGTTTTTAAGAAATCTAGCAGGTTTATTAAATGTTGCATGTATTCCATCTAATCGTGACTTTAATCAATCAAGtagagaatttaaaaaaaaaactgtaaaTGTAAAACTTTTGAATCTTATAGAAGATATTAAAGAACATGCTGATATAACAG GTTTATATGGtgttaataaatgtattttattacacTTAATTCAACTagaatacaaaaagagaacTGTTGATCATCAA TTTGCATCACATTTCTTTGAATATGTGGTaacagaattatttaaattaagaaGACTCGTGGAAGATGAAATGGACGATTATTCAGaccaacaaaaaatatataa TTTTTCATCAGATCGAGTTCTCAGACTAATtacattattgaaaaattttaatgataataaatcaaGCAACCAGAAATTTTGTTgcattatttttgtaaaacgtAGATTCACTGCTAAAGTATTATACCATGTTTTAAAG GATATACATGCTTTTGATGAAAGCTATGGATTTTTATTACCGGATTATATTGTAGGTTTTAATAATAGTccttataaaaattctaaagaaGTTTTATGTATTTCTAAATGGAACAGAGAAGTTTTACAtag atTTAGAAATGGGTTAACTAATTGTGTTATAGCAACGGATGTTCTTGATGAAGGGGTTGATATACCTGTTTGTACACTTGTAATACGTTTTGATCTTCCACTAGACTTCCGATCTTATATTCAAAGTAAAGGACGCGCTCGTCATTCATCAAGTCAATATGTTAtcatgttaaataaaaatgatcacaATTATATTAAGAAACACATGCTATTTCAAGATATTGATAGGTCTTTACAAAAG atattagtAGGAAAATCTGAGTTACGTACAGAACCTACTGCAAAGGAAATTAAAGAtcaattatattcttatacaaTTGAACCATATATAGTGAAAACAGGTGAAAATACCGAAAGTATACTAACAGAACAAGCTGCAATTAgtttaataaatagatattgcggtttattattgaaatcgaaatttatatctttgtcTCCAGTttggaaattatataaaattaatgaggAGAAGAAACAATTTCAG GTCTCCCTTAAATTGCCATCTCTATCTCCGCTTAAAGAAATAGTCTTTGGAGATGTTATGTCTTCCATAGATGCAGCTAAAAGATCTGCTGCTTTTAAAACTTGTATAAAATTACATCAAATTGGTGAATTATCAGATAATTTAATGCCATGTATAAATGTTATTCcagaaaatacaaattatctTTTCCCGAATTGGATAGATgaagatataaaatcaaatcctGGTActaacagaagaagaagatatcaCAAACTTATg taTCCAGAGCCATTATATGGCACATTTCCTTCAGAAGGAGTTACTTTATATCTTCATATTCTTTGCACTGAACCAGTATATCCAGTACCAcaagataatagaaatttagTATTTTATAACTTGTTACGTGATTCGGCTGGATTTGGAATACTTTCAACGAAATCAATTCCACAA ATTCCATCATTTCCTATCTTCATGAATGTTGGAGAACTGAAAGTTAATGTTAAAGTTGACcatgaaaaaatgattttaacttctgaagaaattgaagaattaaaaatttttcatactacgatatttagtaatattatatctgtTATTAAGCCATTTATGACTTTCGATAATGATAACCTTgataattgttttcttattgtaccaa ctGATAAggaacataaaataaattggagtgttgttaaaaaatacaaatatatcaattatgtTAAGTCTTCTACACCATTACAAAACGTTGATTTCGAATTAGCATTAATTGTTCCTGATTATAGATTATCTCCAAATGTGTATGTTGTCACACAAGTATGCGATGATCTTGCACCAAATTCATGTTTTCCAACAAATGATTTTCTTACTTATGCTCATTACTACGATCAAAAACATGAGTTAAAAATACGTGACTTAAACCAATCAATGTTAGAAGTAAAACCGATTTCaacgaaaattaattgtataaaacCACG AAATATGAAGTCTGGtttaagtaaaagaaaacgtgCAGATGCACTTGAAGATTATGACGAACATTTAGTACCAGAATTATGCTGTAAAGTTGAATTTCCTGCACTGTATTGGCTTAAAGCAACTACTTTACCATCCATTCTTCATAGAATTTCGCAATTGTTAATTGCATTAGATCTAAGAGAGACGATTTCTAAAGAGGCAAATTTGGGTACTTCGCTGAGTGAtcttataaatcatatttggCCTCCTTTGATCATAGATATACAAGAATCTGAAGCTAAAGCAGAACAGATGTCAGAAGGTACATTTGATGAAATTATACAAACTGGACAGCCAATATTAGATTTAAATGGACCTGAAATCGATg TTCTTAATATTGATGCAAATCTGTATCCTTGGTCAAAAGAGGAAGAACCACCAGACATAATTAGAAATGCTGAATATATCcaattaattgatattgaaTATTACAGTCATTTTATGACTAGTACATGTGCTTCAGAAACG ATTTATAATCAACGTAAAGCCAAAATAATTAACTACAAAAGTAGGCCTAAAGTAACGGTACCACCTTTGAAAATTCTAGaagtaaatgataaaataggGCCAGAACCAATACAAATTATGCAg gcGCTAATAACTAATGGAAATGACGTATTTGATCtagaaagattagaaattttaggagattcttatttaaaatttattatatctttatatttgtatacgaattttccaaattataaTGAAGGTCGTTTGACTGCACTTAAAGGAAAAATGATTGgaaatcgaaatttatattattgtggCACTACAAAGTCCATCCCAGGATGTATGAAAGTCGATGATTTTATACCAATGAGCACATTTATTCCTCCAGCTTATACAACATTTCGCcctttacaaaaaattttattagatgCTAAg GTATCACCAAATGTATTATATGAACTAAACATAcctgaagaagaaagattttctgGATATATAagtgaaaatacaaaaagcgAAATGCAAACGAAAGTTTTGAATTGGGCTGCTGCTGAAACACAGACTGGTATTGAGTATTACATAGGTGTACAAATAGTTCCAGACAAAGCAGTTGCAGATTGTGTAGAAGCACTAATAAGTGTATATCTTAAA AGTATGGGAATGGTAGGAGctgcaaaattattaatatggtTTGGTATTTTGCCTTCCTATACTAacattaatgaattattatattctgttACTCAAAAACCAGAAATTAATTCTGGAGATCCAAATGATTATATGCCATGGGCTGAAACAATAGAGAAAAGTATGAATTATAAGTTTCAAAATAGATCATATTTGTTACAg gcTTTTACACATCCATCTTACACAGAAAATACTATAACAGAAGCTTATCAAAGATTGGAATTTTTAGGTGATGCTATTATTG atTTTTTGATTACAGGGTATATTCATGAATATTTGGGAGTATTAAGCCCTGGTGAAGTTACAGATCTCAGATCTGcacttgtaaataatattacatttgcaTGCTTAGCTGTAAGATATGGTTTACATACAGCTCTTTTATCCTATGCTCCACACTTGAATGATATTATTGATAGATTCGTAAAGtttcaagaagaaagaaattacataATTGATAACGAG AATCTCTGGATTTTacttgaagaagaagaatgtaaTATGGCTGAATATGTTGATGTTCCTAAAGTTTTAAGTGATATATTCGAATCTTTCATAGGAGCCGTTTATTTAgatactaataaaaatattttagaagtTTGGGATTTGCTATTTGCTCTTATGAATAGAGAAATCG atatttttagtAAAGATGTTCCAAAGCAACCTGTGCGTTTAATCTATGAATCGCTAGGAACAAATGCAAGATTTTT ATCTCCTACTTTAATAGATGGTACGAATACTATTATGGTgtctttagaaataataaataaaaggaaatcaaaaatatttcatggaTTTGGCGCCAATAAAAAGCAAGCTAAATGTGCAGCTGCAAAGCAAGCATTGAAGTTTTTACGTTgcaaaattgaatga
- the LOC122627473 gene encoding microfibrillar-associated protein 1 translates to MMMDYFVTNNSLAPAPMGIQSTAGAVPVKNDKGELSMKKVKVHRYVSGKRPDYAPVASSEEESEDEDFLDKRVHKSYDDNETITDIPHSAQVVKIRDEDDPRLRRLTRLERQRDSTTESHIERQRHIHEPELIEVEPERSRERIKLESSDSSEDEELSDSEIERRREALKQRVLSKKETEEELLHGEEDERSGESTEESSEYEEYTDSEEETGPRLKPVFVRKKDRITVMEKEKEAMKQKQAEIEAKKLAEERKRQTFRMVEEAIRKETQVSKTNNDQEGKLEDVCTDDENDEVEYEAWKLRELKRIKRDREEREQIEKERLEIERIRNMTEEERRQEARLNPKVITNKAAKGKYKFLQKYYHRGAFYLDKDDNIFKRDFSGATLEDHFDKTILPKVMQVKNFGRSGRTKYTHLVDQDTTQFDSPWISETAQNLKFHNNQAAGMKQVFERPSLKKRKNEN, encoded by the exons ATGATGATGGATTATTTTGTAACAAATAATTCTTTGGCACCTGCACCTATGGGAATACAAAGTACAGCAGGTGCCGTGCcagtaaaaaatgataaag GAGAACTCTCtatgaaaaaagtgaaagtgCATCGTTACGTTTCTGGTAAACGTCCTGATTATGCCCCTGTGGCTAGTTCGGAAGAAGAGTCAGAAGATGAAGATTTTTTAGATAAACGAGTTCATAAAAGTTATGACGATAATGAAACTATTACCGATATCCCACATTCAGCTCAAGTTGTAAAAATAAGAGATGAAGATGATCCACGCTTGAGGAGATTAACACGATTAGAGAGACAACGAGATTCAACTACGGAATCTCATATTGAAAGGCAAAGGCATATTCATGAACCTGAATTAATTGAGGTAGAACCAGAAAGATCACGTGAAAGGATTAAGTTGGAAAGTTCAGATTCTTCCGAAGATGAAGAATTATCGGATTCAGAAATAGAACGAAGACGTGAAGCTTTGAAACAACGAGTATTATCAAAAAAGGAGacagaagaagaattattacatggagaagaagatgaaagatcTGGTGAAAGCACGGAAGAAAGTTCAGAATATGAGGAGTATACGGATTCTGAAGAAGAAACAGGTCCAAGACTTAAACCagtttttgttagaaaaaaggaCAGAATTACAgttatggaaaaagaaaaggaggcaatgaaacaaaaacaagCAGAAATAGAAGCTAAAAAACTAGCAGAAGAACGGAAAAGGCAAACTTTTCGTATGGTGGAGGAAGCAATTCGGAAAGAAACACAAGTTAGCAAAACTAACAATGATCAAGAGGGTAAGCTTGAAGATGTTTGTACAGATGATGAAAATGATGAGGTTGAATATGAAGCTTGGAAATTAAGAGAATTAAAGAGAATTAAACGAGACCGAGAAGAGAGGGAACAAATTGAAAAGGAGAGATTAGAAATTGAACGAATACGTAACATGACTGAAGAAGAACGTAGACAAGAAGCTCGATTAAATCCAAAGGTTATAACTAATAAAGCAGCAAagggaaaatataaatttttacaaaaatattatcatcgtgGTGCCTTCTATTTGGACAAAGATGACAACATATTTAAGAGAGACTTTTCTGGTGCTACTTTGGAAGATCACTTTGATAAGACAATATTACCAAAAGTTATGCAAGTTAAAAACTTTGGTCGTAGTGGTAGAACTAAATATACTCATTTGGTTGATCAAGATACTACTCAATTTGACTCTCCCTGGATATCAGAAACTGCTCAAAATCTTAAGTTTCATAATAATCAAGCTGCTGGAATGAAACAAGTTTTTGAACGAccatctttgaaaaaaagaaaaaatgaaaattaa
- the LOC122627475 gene encoding malate dehydrogenase-like, with protein MIFKCSSYYFQSITGCFYRFCMMRNTSKIQLNISKRNINFHSQNRSKEKIYGECKLNNIKQLTRSYEYNIFFDRMIDINVCIIGGGLSSVYTAILLKQSRLIKDIHLVDLSGTLAGTVLDASHIDTSICIKYFTKKMIREALTKTNIVALMDESDLNIHKDPYVQFNSCSKYIHQIIEDIITICPMALVAIFTKPVTATLSMISEIYKHAGKWDPNRLIGSASMEIMRIETITGNILDLNPASISIPIAGGADLDTVVPLLSCAKPIDGFITAHNSTLVELFQATEQEKTHSNVKKFALLDGNAAVKLILTLASGLSGIDNIYACAFVRSNVLPVCRFFTSQLQFGLRGIKENFGLPKVSPLEINMIEKAIPIINEYVEMGVKAANSKEIKS; from the exons atgatcttcAAGTGTTCCTCATACTATTTTCAAAGCATTACTGGatgtttttatagattttgCATGATGCGAAATACTTCAAAAATACAATTGAATATtagcaaaagaaatataaacttTCATAGTCAAAATAGatctaaagagaaaatatatggagaatgcaaattaaataatattaagcaACTCACGAGAtcttatgaatataatattttttttgaccgtatgatcgatataaatgTTTGTATTATTGGTGGAGGGTTATCTTCCGTCTATACAGCAATTCTTTTGAAACAATCCCgtcttataaaagatatacattTAGTTGATTTAAGTGGAACATTAGCTGGTACTGTATTGGATGCAAGCCATATTGATACTtcaatttgtataaaatattttacaaaaaaaatgatcagAGAAGCCTTGACAAAA acaAATATTGTCGCGCTTATGGATGAATCTGATCTTAATATCCATAAAGACCCATATGTTCAATTTAATTCATGCTCAAAATATATTCATCAAATAATAGAggatataattacaatttgcCCTATGGCTCTTGTAGCAATTTTTACAAAACCAGTAACAGCAACATTATCAATGATATCAGAGATTTATAAACATGCAGGCAAATGGGATCCAAATAGATTGATCGGTTCTGCTTCTATGGAGATAATGAGAATTGAAACGATAACAGGAAATATCTTAGATTTAAATCCTGCATCTATATCAATTCCAATAGCAGGAGGGGCTGATCTAGATACTGTTGTTCCACTGTTATCATGTGCGAAACCTATCGATGGATTTATAACT GCGCATAATAGCACATTGGTAGAATTATTTCAAGCAACCGAACAAGAGAAAACCCATTCTAACGTCAAAAAGTTTGCCCTTTTGGATGGAAACGCTGCAGTAAAATTAATCTTGACACTTGCTAGTGGCCTTAGTGGTATTGATAATATCTATGCATGTGCTTTTGTACGATCAAATGTATTGCCTGTATGTCGTTTCTTTACGTCTCAATTACAATTTGGATTGAGaggaattaaagaaaattttggtCTCCCAAAAGTTTCACCTTTGGAAATTAATATGATCGAAAAAGCAATTCCAATTATCAATGAATACGTAGAAATGGGAGTAAAAGCTGCTaatagtaaagaaataaaatcatga
- the LOC122627474 gene encoding endoplasmic reticulum junction formation protein lunapark-B encodes MGIILSRFRVKKTTIEILEDLDSKIKEIQEYGQNTEQKHKKIVGTLVIYSVVLYITTAFIFYFYFFPASLYDQIFYITPLLIFPIIILFTKKMVSWYYKRKISRNQEKLIIMQQEKSKILDEVTETETYKKAKEILLRFAPDQLKMTSTSVKVPETVEKLRQPNIPHIIAFSSPGIGEIRRRTVGNPNQSPNVSRDINARSLPVDGTPNKSTQLNTPIQTGFRMLSNTSMGYRTPEYTLARPVLPHHRSNFDRLIDYLVGDGPSNRYALICRQCECHNGMALKEEFEYLGFRCCYCNFWNPPRKQKPGVQRIEDVSSNTSPTSGTLANDSSDKIIKTSKLPEVEASCSSDTDSDIELVERPAEISENQEHIDDNYTNFNINEKGMQSSEDKKSNEEMEVED; translated from the exons ATGGGAATCATATTATCCAGATTTCGA gTAAAGAAAACAACTATTGAAATTTTAGAAGATTTAGATTCG aaaataaaagaaatacaagaatATGGACAAAATACTGAACAAAAGCACAAAAAGATTGTTGGAACACTTGTCATTTATAGCGTTGTTCTTTATATTACAACAGccttcattttctatttttacttcttcccAGCCTCTTTGTATGatcaaatattctatattactccattattaatttttccaattat AAtactatttacaaaaaaaatggtATCATGGTACTATAAACGCAAAATATCTCGGAATCAAGAAAAGTTGATAATAATGCAACAAGAGAAGAGTAAAATTTTAGATGAAGTTACAGAAActgaaacatataaaaaagccaaagagattttattacgatttgcACCCGATCAACTGAAAATGACATCA ACATCTGTTAAAGTACCAGAGACAGTAGAAAAATTACGACAACCCAACATACCACATATTATCGCATTTTCATCGCCTGGTATaggagaaataagaagaagaactgTAGGAAATCCTAATCAGTCACCCAATGTTTCAAGGGATATCAATGCTCGAAGTTTACCTGTTGATGGAACTCCTAATAAAAGCACACAGTTAAATACTCCTATTCAAACTGGTTTTAGGATGCTTAGTAATACATCCATGGGCTACA GAACACCTGAGTATACATTAGCACGTCCTGTATTACCACATCACAGAAGCAATTTTGACCGTTTAATCGATTACTTGGTGGGTGATGGGCCATCAAATCGTTATGCTTTAATTTGTCGTCAGTGCGAATGTCATAATGGAATGGCtcttaaagaagaatttgaatatttag GATTTAGATGTTGTTATTGCAATTTTTGGAATCCtccaagaaaacaaaaaccaGGAGTCCAAAGAATAGAAGATGTTTCTTCTAATACGTCTCCAACTTCTGGAACACTTGCAAATGATTCATCTGATAAAATCATAAAGACATCAAAACTTCCGGAAGTAGAGGCATCATGTTCATCTGATACTG ATTCAGATATTGAACTAGTTGAAAGACCAGCAGAAATATCTGAAAACCAAGAGCAtattgatgataattatactaatttcaatataaatgaaaaag GAATGCAAAGCtcagaagataaaaaatccAACGAAGAAATGGAAGTTGAAGATTGA
- the LOC122627749 gene encoding nascent polypeptide-associated complex subunit alpha: MPELTELDKAASSEPTKIEAARVGVGSGTDSDSDDTIPELEDAGVGGTAGFPTTAVTGLPIDLVSKAKQSRGEKKARKLMSKLGLKPVQGVNRVTIRKSKNILFVINKPDVLKNPASDIYIVFGEAKIEDLSQQAQVAAAEKFKEPPVIPATEAGGSTTVVAPIQEESEEEVDDTDVEEKDVDLVMCQANVSKGKAIKALRNNKNDIVNAIMELTM, translated from the exons atgCCTGAATTAACCGAACTAGACAAAGCTGCCAGCTCCGAGCCCACAAAAATTGAGGCTGCGAGAGTAGGAGTTGGATCTGGAACTGATTCCGATTCAGACGATACTATTCCAGAATTAGAAGATGCCGGTGTCGGTGGCACAGCCGGTTTTCCAACTACAGCGGTTACTGGACTTCCCATCGATTTGGTCTCTAAAGCTAAACAAAGCcgtggagagaaaaaagctaGAAAGCTTATGAGCAAGTTAGGATTGAAACCG GTACAAGGTGTCAATAGGGTAACCATTAGGAAATCGAAGAACATTTTGTTTGTTATCAACAAGCCTGATGTTTTGAAAAATCCAGCTTCAGATATATACATTGTGTTTGGCGAAGCTAAG atcgaAGATTTGAGTCAACAAGCCCAAGTAGCGGCTGCTGAGAAATTTAAGGAGCCACCTGTAATTCCTGCGACCGAAGCCGGCGGTAGTACGACG GTCGTCGCTCCGATACAAGAGGAATCGGAAGAAGAAGTGGATGACACGgatgtcgaagaaaaagatgtggATTTGGTGATGTGCCAAGCTAATGTCTCTAAAGGAAAAGCTATTAAGGCTcttagaaataacaaaaatgacATTGTTAATGCTATTATG GAATTGACAATGTGA